A region from the Lycium barbarum isolate Lr01 chromosome 8, ASM1917538v2, whole genome shotgun sequence genome encodes:
- the LOC132606740 gene encoding non-specific lipid-transfer protein 2-like, whose amino-acid sequence MEMVGKIACFVVLCMVVVAPHAEALTCGQVQSGMAPCLPYLQGRGPLGGCCGGIKGLLGAAKTPADRKTACTCLKSAANAIKGIDTGKAARLPGACGVNIPYKISPSTDCSKVQ is encoded by the exons ATGGAAATGGTCGGAAAGATTGCATGCTTTGTGGTTTTGTGCATGGTGGTGGTTGCACCCCATGCAGAGGCACTAACCTGTGGCCAGGTTCAGTCTGGCATGGCACCCTGCCTCCCTTATTTGCAGGGTCGCGGCCCTCTCGGAGGCTGTTGCGGTGGCATTAAAGGTCTGTTGGGTGCTGCCAAGACCCCAGCAGACCGCAAGACAGCATGCACTTGCCTGAAATCAGCTGCTAATGCTATTAAGGGCATTGATACAGGCAAAGCCGCTCGTCTTCCTGGCGCTTGTGGCGTTAACATCCCTTACAAGATCAGCCCCTCCACTGACTGTTCCAA AGTCCAGTAA